A stretch of the Luteolibacter flavescens genome encodes the following:
- a CDS encoding protein-disulfide reductase DsbD domain-containing protein, which yields MKPLLAAIALIFSGIAVAENPLSVKLVSEDKAIAAGKTFTLGIHLKPPAGYHTYWKHPGIVGLATSVEWDLPSGFTADEIQWPAPETVKMARYTAQGYRGETLLMVPITPPPAISTTSVTLTARVSWMCCGPQCHPASKVPLTITLPVAPTNAVDPAQKPLFDRFREQLPAQDDAWNAEFTREQEFIILTLKPKDPALTRDANDLGDLRFFTADGQIDSDKEQKVTRGPGQQIRMELPLSKQSKDQSNPVGVITAEKSWQKDVTSTALKLSPN from the coding sequence GTGAAACCACTCCTCGCTGCCATCGCCCTCATCTTTTCCGGCATCGCCGTGGCGGAGAATCCGCTGTCCGTGAAGCTGGTATCCGAGGACAAGGCGATCGCGGCCGGAAAGACCTTCACCCTCGGAATCCATCTCAAGCCTCCCGCCGGATATCACACCTACTGGAAGCACCCGGGCATCGTCGGTCTCGCGACCAGCGTGGAATGGGATCTTCCTTCCGGCTTCACCGCGGACGAGATCCAGTGGCCAGCACCGGAGACGGTGAAGATGGCCCGGTACACCGCCCAAGGGTATCGGGGAGAAACCCTTCTGATGGTTCCCATCACCCCACCCCCGGCGATCTCTACCACCAGCGTCACCCTGACTGCCCGCGTATCCTGGATGTGCTGCGGTCCCCAATGCCACCCGGCATCCAAGGTTCCGCTCACCATCACGCTGCCTGTCGCCCCCACAAACGCCGTCGATCCCGCGCAGAAGCCGCTGTTTGATCGCTTCCGGGAACAGCTTCCCGCGCAAGACGATGCATGGAATGCCGAATTCACCCGCGAGCAAGAGTTCATCATCCTGACACTCAAGCCAAAGGACCCCGCGCTCACCCGGGACGCGAACGACTTGGGAGATCTCCGCTTCTTCACTGCGGACGGTCAGATCGACTCTGACAAGGAGCAGAAGGTCACCCGAGGACCCGGCCAGCAGATCCGAATGGAACTGCCACTCTCCAAACAGTCCAAGGATCAGAGCAATCCCGTCGGCGTCATCACCGCCGAAAAGAGCTGGCAAAAAGACGTCACCTCCACCGCCCTCAAGCTTTCGCCAAATTAA